The Anas platyrhynchos isolate ZD024472 breed Pekin duck chromosome 36, IASCAAS_PekinDuck_T2T, whole genome shotgun sequence genome window below encodes:
- the LOC113845425 gene encoding uncharacterized protein isoform X2, whose translation MDFEPSRRNVEIDITRAPESSRQEMERIMDQKMAVLRNQLEVSQNIAPPLEEQANTQTSLQAISEKLHNLQVCLKNLEVSREQDLQILREEMEDRITKAKKSWTKDCLIEMENKLENIVDIVDINITRALESTQQKAEKILSEKVAVLQNQLEVSQNVYREELILLENKLERTVDINTTRALESTQQKAEKILSEKVAVLQNQLEVSQNVYREELISLENKLEDIVDIVDIDITRALESTQQKAEKILSEKLTEFQNQLEVSQNVYREELISLESKLEDIVDIVDIDITRALESTQQKAEKILSEKLTEFQNQLEVSQNVYREELISLESKLEDIVDIVDIDITRALESTQQKAEKILSEKLTEFQNQLEVSQNVYREELISLESKLEFFIIQIYKVDISLDADTAHPRLEVSEDGKSVKDAGMIRKVPMREKRIDSHLFVLAKEGYTSGRFYWEVNVGKRRNWILGVAQESVTRKGTVALSPNNGFWVIGLVDGQEYWAYMDPWTHLAVTGTLQKIGIFLDISTKQLSFYNVHKKTILHAFTIADDSMQEGKLIPIFSTGSASAKTDLEPLSLV comes from the exons ATGGATTTTGAGCCTTCAA gaaggAATGTGGAGATAGACATCACAAGGGCCCCAGAATCCTCACGGCAAGAGATGGAGAGGATCATGGATCAGAAGATGGCTGTGCTGCGGAACCAACTGGAGGTTTCACAGAACATAGCCCCACCTCTAGAGGAACAGGCCAACACCCAGACTTCCCTCCAGGCCATCTCAGAAAAGCTACATAATCTGCAGGTGTGTCTGAAGAACCTGgaggtatccagagagcaagaCCTTCAGATCCtcagagaagagatggaagacAGAATAACCAAAGCCAAGAAGTCCTGGACCAAGGACTGCCTGATTGAGATGGAAAACAAACTAG AAAATATTGTGGACATTGTGGACATAAACATCACAAGGGCCCTTGAATCCACTcagcaaaaggcagagaagatcCTGAGTGAGAAGGTGGCTGTGTTGCAGAACCAACTGGAAGTTTCACAGAATGTCTACAGAGAAGAGCTGATTTTATTGGAAAACAAACTAG AAAGGACTGTGGACATAAACACCACAAGGGCCCTTGAATCCACTcagcaaaaggcagagaagatcCTGAGTGAGAAGGTGGCTGTGTTGCAGAACCAACTGGAAGTTTCACAGAATGTCTACAGAGAAGAGCTGATTTCATTGGAAAACAAACTAG AAGATATTGTGGACATTGTGGACATAGACATCACAAGGGCCCTTGAATCCACTcagcaaaaggcagagaagatcCTGAGTGAGAAGCTGACTGAATTCCAGAACCAACTGGAAGTTTCACAGAATGTCTACAGAGAAGAGCTGATTTCATTGGAAAGCAAACTAG AAGATATTGTGGACATTGTGGACATAGACATCACAAGGGCCCTTGAATCCACTcagcaaaaggcagagaagatcCTGAGTGAGAAGCTGACTGAATTCCAGAACCAACTGGAAGTTTCACAGAATGTCTACAGAGAAGAGCTGATTTCATTGGAAAGCAAACTAG AAGATATTGTGGACATTGTGGACATAGACATCACAAGGGCCCTTGAATCCACTcagcaaaaggcagagaagatcCTGAGTGAGAAGCTGACTGAATTCCAGAACCAACTGGAAGTTTCACAGAATGTCTACAGAGAAGAGCTGATTTCATTGGAAAGCAAACTAG aatTTTTCATAATTCAGATCTACAAAG TTGATATCTCCCTGGATGCTGACACGGCTCATCCCAGACTGGAAGTGTCAGAAGATGGGAAAAGTGTGAAGGATGCTGGCATGATCAGAAAGGTGCCCATGAGGGAGAAGAGAATTGATTCCCACCTTTTTGTGTTGGCAAAGGAAGGGTACACATCTGGGAGATTCTACTGGGAAGTAAATGttggaaagagaagaaactggATCTTAGGTGTTGCCCAGGAATCTGTGACTCGCAAGGGGACAGTGGCTTTGTCTCCTAATAATGGTTTCTGGGTCATAGGATTAGTAGATGGGCAAGAGTATTGGGCTTACATGGATCCTTGGACCCATCTGGCTGTGACTGGGACACTGCAAAAGATTGGGATCTTCCTGGACATCTCCACCAAGCAGCTGTCATTTTACAATGTCCATAAGAAAACAATTCTGCATGCTTTTACCATTGCTGATGACAGCATGCAGGAAGGGAAATTAATTCCCATCTTCTCAACAGGTTCTGCTTCTGCAAAGACTGACCTTGAGCCACTAAGTTTAGTGTAG
- the LOC113845425 gene encoding uncharacterized protein isoform X3 — translation MDFEPSRRNVEIDITRAPESSRQEMERIMDQKMAVLRNQLEVSQNIAPPLEEQANTQTSLQAISEKLHNLQVCLKNLEVSREQDLQILREEMEDRITKAKKSWTKDCLIEMENKLERTVDINTTRALESTQQKAEKILSEKVAVLQNQLEVSQNVYREELISLENKLERTVDINTTRALESTQQNAEKILSEKLTEFQNQLEVSQNVYREELISLESKLEDIVDIVDIDITRALESTQQKAEKILSEKLTEFQNQLEVSQNVYREELISLESKLEDIVDIVDIDITRALESTQQKAEKILSEKLTEFQNQLEVSQNVYREELISLESKLEDIVDIVDIDITRALESTQQKAEKILSEKLTEFQNQLEVSQNVYREELISLESKLEFFIIQIYKVDISLDADTAHPRLEVSEDGKSVKDAGMIRKVPMREKRIDSHLFVLAKEGYTSGRFYWEVNVGKRRNWILGVAQESVTRKGTVALSPNNGFWVIGLVDGQEYWAYMDPWTHLAVTGTLQKIGIFLDISTKQLSFYNVHKKTILHAFTIADDSMQEGKLIPIFSTGSASAKTDLEPLSLV, via the exons ATGGATTTTGAGCCTTCAA gaaggAATGTGGAGATAGACATCACAAGGGCCCCAGAATCCTCACGGCAAGAGATGGAGAGGATCATGGATCAGAAGATGGCTGTGCTGCGGAACCAACTGGAGGTTTCACAGAACATAGCCCCACCTCTAGAGGAACAGGCCAACACCCAGACTTCCCTCCAGGCCATCTCAGAAAAGCTACATAATCTGCAGGTGTGTCTGAAGAACCTGgaggtatccagagagcaagaCCTTCAGATCCtcagagaagagatggaagacAGAATAACCAAAGCCAAGAAGTCCTGGACCAAGGACTGCCTGATTGAGATGGAAAACAAACTAG AAAGGACTGTGGACATAAACACCACAAGGGCCCTTGAATCCACTcagcaaaaggcagagaagatcCTGAGTGAGAAGGTGGCTGTGTTGCAGAACCAACTGGAAGTTTCACAGAATGTCTACAGAGAAGAGCTGATTTCATTGGAAAACAAACTAG AAAGGACTGTGGACATAAACACCACAAGGGCCCTTGAATCCACTCAGCAAAACGCGGAGAAGATCCTGAGTGAGAAGCTGACTGAATTCCAGAACCAACTGGAAGTTTCACAGAATGTCTACAGAGAAGAGCTGATTTCATTGGAAAGCAAACTAG AAGATATTGTGGACATTGTGGACATAGACATCACAAGGGCCCTTGAATCCACTcagcaaaaggcagagaagatcCTGAGTGAGAAGCTGACTGAATTCCAGAACCAACTGGAAGTTTCACAGAATGTCTACAGAGAAGAGCTGATTTCATTGGAAAGCAAACTAG AAGATATTGTGGACATTGTGGACATAGACATCACAAGGGCCCTTGAATCCACTcagcaaaaggcagagaagatcCTGAGTGAGAAGCTGACTGAATTCCAGAACCAACTGGAAGTTTCACAGAATGTCTACAGAGAAGAGCTGATTTCATTGGAAAGCAAACTAG AAGATATTGTGGACATTGTGGACATAGACATCACAAGGGCCCTTGAATCCACTcagcaaaaggcagagaagatcCTGAGTGAGAAGCTGACTGAATTCCAGAACCAACTGGAAGTTTCACAGAATGTCTACAGAGAAGAGCTGATTTCATTGGAAAGCAAACTAG aatTTTTCATAATTCAGATCTACAAAG TTGATATCTCCCTGGATGCTGACACGGCTCATCCCAGACTGGAAGTGTCAGAAGATGGGAAAAGTGTGAAGGATGCTGGCATGATCAGAAAGGTGCCCATGAGGGAGAAGAGAATTGATTCCCACCTTTTTGTGTTGGCAAAGGAAGGGTACACATCTGGGAGATTCTACTGGGAAGTAAATGttggaaagagaagaaactggATCTTAGGTGTTGCCCAGGAATCTGTGACTCGCAAGGGGACAGTGGCTTTGTCTCCTAATAATGGTTTCTGGGTCATAGGATTAGTAGATGGGCAAGAGTATTGGGCTTACATGGATCCTTGGACCCATCTGGCTGTGACTGGGACACTGCAAAAGATTGGGATCTTCCTGGACATCTCCACCAAGCAGCTGTCATTTTACAATGTCCATAAGAAAACAATTCTGCATGCTTTTACCATTGCTGATGACAGCATGCAGGAAGGGAAATTAATTCCCATCTTCTCAACAGGTTCTGCTTCTGCAAAGACTGACCTTGAGCCACTAAGTTTAGTGTAG
- the LOC113845425 gene encoding E3 ubiquitin-protein ligase TRIM7-like isoform X4 encodes MDFEPSRRNVEIDITRAPESSRQEMERIMDQKMAVLRNQLEVSQNIAPPLEEQANTQTSLQAISEKLHNLQVCLKNLEVSREQDLQILREEMEDRITKAKKSWTKDCLIEMENKLENIVDIVDINITRALESTQQKAEKILSEKVAVLQNQLEVSQNVYREELILLENKLEDIVDIVDIDITRALESTQQKAEKILSEKLTEFQNQLEVSQNVYREELISLESKLEDIVDIVDIDITRALESTQQKAEKILSEKLTEFQNQLEVSQNVYREELISLESKLEDIVDIVDIDITRALESTQQKAEKILSEKLTEFQNQLEVSQNVYREELISLESKLEFFIIQIYKVDISLDADTAHPRLEVSEDGKSVKDAGMIRKVPMREKRIDSHLFVLAKEGYTSGRFYWEVNVGKRRNWILGVAQESVTRKGTVALSPNNGFWVIGLVDGQEYWAYMDPWTHLAVTGTLQKIGIFLDISTKQLSFYNVHKKTILHAFTIADDSMQEGKLIPIFSTGSASAKTDLEPLSLV; translated from the exons ATGGATTTTGAGCCTTCAA gaaggAATGTGGAGATAGACATCACAAGGGCCCCAGAATCCTCACGGCAAGAGATGGAGAGGATCATGGATCAGAAGATGGCTGTGCTGCGGAACCAACTGGAGGTTTCACAGAACATAGCCCCACCTCTAGAGGAACAGGCCAACACCCAGACTTCCCTCCAGGCCATCTCAGAAAAGCTACATAATCTGCAGGTGTGTCTGAAGAACCTGgaggtatccagagagcaagaCCTTCAGATCCtcagagaagagatggaagacAGAATAACCAAAGCCAAGAAGTCCTGGACCAAGGACTGCCTGATTGAGATGGAAAACAAACTAG AAAATATTGTGGACATTGTGGACATAAACATCACAAGGGCCCTTGAATCCACTcagcaaaaggcagagaagatcCTGAGTGAGAAGGTGGCTGTGTTGCAGAACCAACTGGAAGTTTCACAGAATGTCTACAGAGAAGAGCTGATTTTATTGGAAAACAAACTAG AAGATATTGTGGACATTGTGGACATAGACATCACAAGGGCCCTTGAATCCACTcagcaaaaggcagagaagatcCTGAGTGAGAAGCTGACTGAATTCCAGAACCAACTGGAAGTTTCACAGAATGTCTACAGAGAAGAGCTGATTTCATTGGAAAGCAAACTAG AAGATATTGTGGACATTGTGGACATAGACATCACAAGGGCCCTTGAATCCACTcagcaaaaggcagagaagatcCTGAGTGAGAAGCTGACTGAATTCCAGAACCAACTGGAAGTTTCACAGAATGTCTACAGAGAAGAGCTGATTTCATTGGAAAGCAAACTAG AAGATATTGTGGACATTGTGGACATAGACATCACAAGGGCCCTTGAATCCACTcagcaaaaggcagagaagatcCTGAGTGAGAAGCTGACTGAATTCCAGAACCAACTGGAAGTTTCACAGAATGTCTACAGAGAAGAGCTGATTTCATTGGAAAGCAAACTAG aatTTTTCATAATTCAGATCTACAAAG TTGATATCTCCCTGGATGCTGACACGGCTCATCCCAGACTGGAAGTGTCAGAAGATGGGAAAAGTGTGAAGGATGCTGGCATGATCAGAAAGGTGCCCATGAGGGAGAAGAGAATTGATTCCCACCTTTTTGTGTTGGCAAAGGAAGGGTACACATCTGGGAGATTCTACTGGGAAGTAAATGttggaaagagaagaaactggATCTTAGGTGTTGCCCAGGAATCTGTGACTCGCAAGGGGACAGTGGCTTTGTCTCCTAATAATGGTTTCTGGGTCATAGGATTAGTAGATGGGCAAGAGTATTGGGCTTACATGGATCCTTGGACCCATCTGGCTGTGACTGGGACACTGCAAAAGATTGGGATCTTCCTGGACATCTCCACCAAGCAGCTGTCATTTTACAATGTCCATAAGAAAACAATTCTGCATGCTTTTACCATTGCTGATGACAGCATGCAGGAAGGGAAATTAATTCCCATCTTCTCAACAGGTTCTGCTTCTGCAAAGACTGACCTTGAGCCACTAAGTTTAGTGTAG
- the LOC113845425 gene encoding uncharacterized protein isoform X1, producing MDFEPSRRNVEIDITRAPESSRQEMERIMDQKMAVLRNQLEVSQNIAPPLEEQANTQTSLQAISEKLHNLQVCLKNLEVSREQDLQILREEMEDRITKAKKSWTKDCLIEMENKLENIVDIVDINITRALESTQQKAEKILSEKVAVLQNQLEVSQNVYREELILLENKLERTVDINTTRALESTQQKAEKILSEKVAVLQNQLEVSQNVYREELISLENKLERTVDINTTRALESTQQNAEKILSEKLTEFQNQLEVSQNVYREELISLESKLEDIVDIVDIDITRALESTQQKAEKILSEKLTEFQNQLEVSQNVYREELISLESKLEDIVDIVDIDITRALESTQQKAEKILSEKLTEFQNQLEVSQNVYREELISLESKLEDIVDIVDIDITRALESTQQKAEKILSEKLTEFQNQLEVSQNVYREELISLESKLEFFIIQIYKVDISLDADTAHPRLEVSEDGKSVKDAGMIRKVPMREKRIDSHLFVLAKEGYTSGRFYWEVNVGKRRNWILGVAQESVTRKGTVALSPNNGFWVIGLVDGQEYWAYMDPWTHLAVTGTLQKIGIFLDISTKQLSFYNVHKKTILHAFTIADDSMQEGKLIPIFSTGSASAKTDLEPLSLV from the exons ATGGATTTTGAGCCTTCAA gaaggAATGTGGAGATAGACATCACAAGGGCCCCAGAATCCTCACGGCAAGAGATGGAGAGGATCATGGATCAGAAGATGGCTGTGCTGCGGAACCAACTGGAGGTTTCACAGAACATAGCCCCACCTCTAGAGGAACAGGCCAACACCCAGACTTCCCTCCAGGCCATCTCAGAAAAGCTACATAATCTGCAGGTGTGTCTGAAGAACCTGgaggtatccagagagcaagaCCTTCAGATCCtcagagaagagatggaagacAGAATAACCAAAGCCAAGAAGTCCTGGACCAAGGACTGCCTGATTGAGATGGAAAACAAACTAG AAAATATTGTGGACATTGTGGACATAAACATCACAAGGGCCCTTGAATCCACTcagcaaaaggcagagaagatcCTGAGTGAGAAGGTGGCTGTGTTGCAGAACCAACTGGAAGTTTCACAGAATGTCTACAGAGAAGAGCTGATTTTATTGGAAAACAAACTAG AAAGGACTGTGGACATAAACACCACAAGGGCCCTTGAATCCACTcagcaaaaggcagagaagatcCTGAGTGAGAAGGTGGCTGTGTTGCAGAACCAACTGGAAGTTTCACAGAATGTCTACAGAGAAGAGCTGATTTCATTGGAAAACAAACTAG AAAGGACTGTGGACATAAACACCACAAGGGCCCTTGAATCCACTCAGCAAAACGCGGAGAAGATCCTGAGTGAGAAGCTGACTGAATTCCAGAACCAACTGGAAGTTTCACAGAATGTCTACAGAGAAGAGCTGATTTCATTGGAAAGCAAACTAG AAGATATTGTGGACATTGTGGACATAGACATCACAAGGGCCCTTGAATCCACTcagcaaaaggcagagaagatcCTGAGTGAGAAGCTGACTGAATTCCAGAACCAACTGGAAGTTTCACAGAATGTCTACAGAGAAGAGCTGATTTCATTGGAAAGCAAACTAG AAGATATTGTGGACATTGTGGACATAGACATCACAAGGGCCCTTGAATCCACTcagcaaaaggcagagaagatcCTGAGTGAGAAGCTGACTGAATTCCAGAACCAACTGGAAGTTTCACAGAATGTCTACAGAGAAGAGCTGATTTCATTGGAAAGCAAACTAG AAGATATTGTGGACATTGTGGACATAGACATCACAAGGGCCCTTGAATCCACTcagcaaaaggcagagaagatcCTGAGTGAGAAGCTGACTGAATTCCAGAACCAACTGGAAGTTTCACAGAATGTCTACAGAGAAGAGCTGATTTCATTGGAAAGCAAACTAG aatTTTTCATAATTCAGATCTACAAAG TTGATATCTCCCTGGATGCTGACACGGCTCATCCCAGACTGGAAGTGTCAGAAGATGGGAAAAGTGTGAAGGATGCTGGCATGATCAGAAAGGTGCCCATGAGGGAGAAGAGAATTGATTCCCACCTTTTTGTGTTGGCAAAGGAAGGGTACACATCTGGGAGATTCTACTGGGAAGTAAATGttggaaagagaagaaactggATCTTAGGTGTTGCCCAGGAATCTGTGACTCGCAAGGGGACAGTGGCTTTGTCTCCTAATAATGGTTTCTGGGTCATAGGATTAGTAGATGGGCAAGAGTATTGGGCTTACATGGATCCTTGGACCCATCTGGCTGTGACTGGGACACTGCAAAAGATTGGGATCTTCCTGGACATCTCCACCAAGCAGCTGTCATTTTACAATGTCCATAAGAAAACAATTCTGCATGCTTTTACCATTGCTGATGACAGCATGCAGGAAGGGAAATTAATTCCCATCTTCTCAACAGGTTCTGCTTCTGCAAAGACTGACCTTGAGCCACTAAGTTTAGTGTAG